From one Nitrospira sp. genomic stretch:
- a CDS encoding NUDIX hydrolase: protein MVRNVYTGKVVTLNVDTVQLPNGVTVDLETIRHPGAAAVVPVKDDGTVVLIRQFRHAAGGFIYEIPAGKLAPGEDPLHCASRELEEEVGYQASSFELLSSIFTAPGFADEVIHVYKAIGLTKGRQQLDRDEVLEVIEMSLSEAISKIEDGTIRDAKTIVGLQAVYIKTPRR from the coding sequence ATGGTGCGCAACGTGTATACAGGGAAGGTTGTCACCCTTAATGTGGACACCGTACAGTTGCCGAACGGCGTCACGGTGGACCTTGAGACGATTCGCCACCCTGGGGCCGCAGCCGTGGTACCGGTCAAAGACGATGGCACGGTGGTCTTGATCCGGCAGTTCCGCCATGCAGCCGGTGGATTCATTTATGAAATTCCTGCAGGCAAACTCGCTCCGGGTGAGGATCCCTTGCATTGTGCTTCACGCGAACTCGAGGAGGAGGTTGGTTATCAAGCCTCATCCTTCGAACTGCTCTCTAGTATCTTCACGGCACCAGGCTTCGCTGATGAAGTGATCCATGTCTACAAGGCTATCGGTCTCACGAAGGGCCGGCAGCAACTGGATCGAGATGAAGTGTTGGAGGTGATCGAGATGTCACTTTCAGAGGCGATCTCGAAAATCGAGGATGGGACCATTCGTGACGCCAAGACCATCGTTGGGTTGCAGGCCGTCTACATCAAGACACCGCGTCGATAA